The DNA sequence AGGCGGTTTTCAGCCATGATGGCGACTGACGCGCAGACTCATACGAGATATCGTCTCCTTGTCGACCGGGAGATTCTGACCGACAGGGAACTGAGCGGGGCTGCTGAAACAGCCGCAGCCAGAGGCGTTGATATCGAGCAGGTACTTGTCAGGAAATACGGCGTTTCCCGCCTTGCCCTTGTGAATGCCCTTGCAGACTTTTACAACCGTCCCTTTGCAATCTACGACGAGAGGATGCCGATCGCTCCTGAACTCCTTTCATCCCTTGACGGGGAACGACTCTCGATGAGCCGATGGTTCCCGCTCATCAAGGACGGAGGGACCGTCATCATCGCCGCAAACAACCCCGAGGACCCTCTCGTCCTTGAGGAAGTCAGGACCTCGATAAAAGCGGACCGTTATGAATTCTGGGTGGCCCTTGATGAGGACATCCAGTGGTTTATCCAGGATTTCCTTCATGCGAAGCCCGGGTATCTTATCGGCACCGAGAGGACAGGCCTCGCCTTCTGGCGCAACACCATGGCCCAATGGAGAACACGCCTCGCATGCTACCGAAATGACCTGGCGAAGGCCAGGACGGACCTCGCGTTCCTCAGGTGGGGGCTGGGAATGGTCGCACTCTCTGACGCACTTCTGAGGACGCGGCAATCGGCCTCAATACACGCACTCTCCTGGGTCATGCTTACGGCAGGTCTTTCCCTGGCCACCTTCGGACTCGCTGGTTATCTGAGGATAAGAAAGTCGAGGATGACCCCGCCCGGGCATCAGACACTCGTCGAAGTCACTGCCGCAACACTCCAGTTCCTTGAAAACTACCATTTCATCGAAGGCACAACGCAGCCCTCTCAATCAAAGCAGACCATGCTTGCCCGTCTCGGCGATTTTCTTGCGGACCATTGCACCATCCTCTACCCCTCACCTGCCAGTAAAGAACGTACGCATCTCGCCCGTGAGAGGAATGTCCTGGCAGGCCAGCGTACCGTCGCCGCATGCTACAGGACGATCTACGCCCGCGCTCGCACAGGACTTGCCTTTATCAGAACCGGCGTTTCCTTTGCCGGTCTTGGCCTCGGCCTCATCGGGTATTTCGCCACCGGTCTCCTGACCATTGCGGATTCCCTCGTTCTCGTGGCCGGGATACTCCTCGCGATCGACGGATTGCTCTGGTACATACCGGTGAGGAAGGAGCAGTCTGAGATCCCGCGGTGTCCCGTGCCTCAGGAGTGACGTCTTATGAAGATCGAGCGCAAGATCATACTCTCCAATAGCTTCAATGTCGCCCTCATTGTTCTCATCAGCTTCTTCGCCTATCAGAATCTGGACCTCGTACTCGCAAAACTGCGTTTTGTCGAGATCGCCGATGATCTGAACGCATCCTTTCTTGAGATGAGACTTTCGGAGAAGAACTATTTCTTATACAAAGACAGGAAGGCCCTTGCCGAGATAGAGGAAAAGCTCGATAAGACCATGGAATCCCTCTCCACCGTCAGGAACGATATCGTCCGTGCCATCGGGGAGACGGATCTCGGTAAGCTCGAAACCCATATGAGGAGCTACGCTGATGCCGTAGGAAAAACGAGGAGGAAAGGAGTCGCCGATGAAGAGACGATGCTGGCACTCAGGACAGAGGGGAAGAGACTGAAAGAATTTTCTGAGGAGATAACACGCCTAGAACGGAGGCGCGTCAGCGACATCCTCACGGTCTCAAAACGTATCCTCCTTTACTCGTTTCTCGTGATTCTCATACTGGCCGTTGCGGTGAGCCATTTCATTTCGCAGAAGATCCTGAGGTCCCTACGGTCGATCGAAAAGCTCGCAAGCAGTATTTCCGAGGGTAATTTTCAGAAGATCGATGACGGTAAATCGAATGATGAACTCGGTTCGGTTGTCAACGCCATCAATTCCATGTCCGATGAACTCAGCAGGAGGGAAGAGGAACTCATTCAATCCAAAAAGCTTGCGTCTCTGGGCGTACTTACCGCCGGAGTCGCCCACGAACTCACAAACCCCCTCAACAACATCTCAATGATTGCACAGAACTTCATCGAGTTTCATGATATACTGAGCAAGGAAAAGATGCTCGACCTCATGAACACCATCCAAGAAGAGACACAGAGAATCGAGAAGATCGTGAAGAACCTCCTTGATTTCTCAAAGCCGAAGGAGGCGATTCTCCGTGAGGCCGACATCAACGAGACGATACAGGAAGCGCTAAAGCTCATGCAGAACACCCTTGAGATCTCGAATATCGAAGTAAAGCTCGACCTCTGCAGGGGCCTTAGCCACGTCTCTCTTGATAAGGACCAGATACATCAGGTCCTTGTGAACCTCATGACGAATGCAGTTCACGCCATGCCTTCAGGAGGGAAACTCTTCATCGCGACACGACAGGGAAAGGAAAAGGATTTTGTCGAGATATCGGTTATGGATGAAGGGAAAGGGATACCCCCCGAGTATCTTCCCCACATATTCGACCCCTTTTTCAGCACCAAGGGGGAAGGAGGAACGGGCCTCGGCTTGTCCGTCAGCTATGGAATTATTAAACGTCATAAGGGAACGATCAGCGTCTCAAGCAAGGTCGGCGTCGGAACCACGTTCACCATAAAATTACCCGCCTATAAGCAAGAGGAGGTATAGCATGACCGCATACAGAATCATGGTCATCGATGACGAAAAGATTGTCGGAGACATGGCGAAGATGTCCCTTGAACAGGAGGGATACGAAGTGGAGACGTTTCTCAATGCCAAACCGGCATTGGAAGCGCTCGGGGAAAGGCATTTCGATCTTGTAGTCACCGACTACAAGATGAAGGGGATAGACGGCATGGAGGTGCTGAAGACCGTAAAGAGTCTCTATCCCGAGACGAAGGTGATTATGATTACCGCCTTTGCAAACCTTGATACAGCGATAGAGGCTTTGCGCGGCGACGTACATGATTTTTTTCCAAAGCCTGTCAAGATAAAGGAGCTCAAGGCATCGATACAGCGGGCATTGAGCGAGCCATGATACGTGATCTTGCGAAACATCTGAAGTCATCTCTCGGACTCTCAAAGGGCACCACGGGAACGGTTTTCTCCTTCGACCATCTCTTCAGGCTCTTCAGGGAGGTGCTTGAGAAGAACAACCGGGCGCTCGAGATCATAACCGACATGGGAGAGAAACTCGGGGGCGATTATCTCTTCGACATCATCTATATCGAGGGGGCTTATTCACAACTGTCTGTTGCCTTACAGGACTCGCTGGAGAGCTTTGACAGCCTTACACGATCAAACTATGCCAAGCTGCATGAAGTCTTGGCACGCATCGAAAAGCAGATAGAGAACCTGATCCATGATGCTCATGAAGTTTCAGAAAAGATGGTGGTCTTCTCTGAGGATGTCACCTGGGACATGGAACGTGCCATCGGGGGCAAGAATTTTGCCCTTGCGGAATTGAAGAACCAGCTCCATCTCAACGTCCCCGAGGCCTTTTTCATTACGACCTCTGCCTTCCACGAGATGGTTAAGCATAATAACCTGAGGGAACGAATCGCTTCTCTTGATGACGGCACGGGAGCGGAGGGGACTGCACTGAATGAATTGCGGGAGCAGATCCTCCAGGCCGAGATACCTCCGAGCGTCGATACCGCGATAGAAAGGGCCCTTGAGGAGATCAGGGCGAGGCATGGCGGGACATGCAGGCTCGCGGTCCGAAGCAGCGCCGATGAAGAGGACAGGGAGTTTTCTTTTGCGGGGCAGTTCGAAACGATCCTCAATGTTCCCGCGGACCTCGTCGCAGTCAGAGCTGCTTACAGGAAGGTTGTCGCGAGTCTCTTCTCAGCAAACGCCGTGGCATACGAGAAGCACCTGGGATTCAGACCGGGGAAAATGCAGATGGCTGTCGGATGTCTGGTCATGGTCGATGCTGTCTCAAGCGGCGTTATCTATTCGTCTGACCCGGCTGGAGACCCTGACACACTGCTCGTAAACGCGGCATGGGGATTGGGCACAGCTGTTGTCGAGGGCCAGACAGACGCAGACCTTTACAGGATAAAAAAGGGGGCGGGACCATCGGCCATCGAAATCGAGCCCGGCAAGAAAGAGTACATGGTTATAAACCTCGAGGAGGGGGGAACGGGAAAGGTAAGGACCCCTGAGGAGATGAAAGATCGGCCTTGCCTCGTAAGGGAGACGGTAAAAGAACTGTCAACGCTTGGTGTCACGATAGAAACGTATTTCAGGAGACCCCAGGATATCGAATGGGCTCTCGGGAAGGACGGAGTAATCTATGCCCTCCAGTCGAGGCCTCTCAGGATAGGGCAGAAGACTGCCGTCCCATCGGTGCTGCCGGCGCCGGCGGATACAGCAAAGGAGATCATGAGAGACAGCGGCATTGCCGTCCAGAAAGGGATCGCGAGCGGAAGGGTCTTTATCGTAAAATACCCGGATGAACTGAGACAGTTCCCGAAGGGGTCGGTCCTCGTTTCCCGACATGACTCGTCAAATTTCGTGAGGGTCATGCCCTATGTCGGGGCGATTATTACCGACACCGGCACACCCACGAGCCATATGGCTTCGCTCTGCAGGGAATTCAGAATCCCGACCATTGTGAATGCAGGCGACGCGACCAAGGTGCTCCATCATGGTCAGGAAGTCACGGTAGCCGTGGATGACGAGGGGAAAACAGCAGTATTTGAAGGGGTCTTCAGCGCCCCTCAGGATTTTGCCCATCTCAGTTCCTTGCCGATGGAAGATGTCTATGAATTCAGAAAGAAGAGATCTATCCTCAGATACATTGCACCCCTGAACCTTGTCGATCCTCTCATCGATAGTTTCACGCCGGAAGGGTGCAGGACTCTCCATGATGTCCTCAGATTTATTCACGAAAAGGCCGTCATGGAACTCGTTGACAGGGCGCGTTACGGAACGGACATCGTGAAAAAGCAGGCTGCCGTGAAACTGGACTTGCCGATCCCTGCCGGCATCATTGTGCTTGACATAGGGGGTGCCTTTCTCCACGCTGGCAAGGCCGGAATCGCAACCTATGACCACATTGCCTCTTTGCCATTCAGGGCAATAGTCAAGGGAATGCTCCATCCCGGCGTCTGGGATTCTGAAGCCGTTTCTCTGAGGGTCAACGACTTCATCTCGAGTATGATGAGAATGCCGGACCTCACCACTGATAGGAGCGACTATGTCGGCTATAATGTCGCCGTTGTCTCCAGTGAGTACATGAATCTGAACCTTAAGTTCGGGTATCACTTCACGATAGTCGATTGTTATTGCAGCGACAATACGAGAAACA is a window from the Thermodesulfovibrionales bacterium genome containing:
- a CDS encoding ATP-binding protein; the protein is MKIERKIILSNSFNVALIVLISFFAYQNLDLVLAKLRFVEIADDLNASFLEMRLSEKNYFLYKDRKALAEIEEKLDKTMESLSTVRNDIVRAIGETDLGKLETHMRSYADAVGKTRRKGVADEETMLALRTEGKRLKEFSEEITRLERRRVSDILTVSKRILLYSFLVILILAVAVSHFISQKILRSLRSIEKLASSISEGNFQKIDDGKSNDELGSVVNAINSMSDELSRREEELIQSKKLASLGVLTAGVAHELTNPLNNISMIAQNFIEFHDILSKEKMLDLMNTIQEETQRIEKIVKNLLDFSKPKEAILREADINETIQEALKLMQNTLEISNIEVKLDLCRGLSHVSLDKDQIHQVLVNLMTNAVHAMPSGGKLFIATRQGKEKDFVEISVMDEGKGIPPEYLPHIFDPFFSTKGEGGTGLGLSVSYGIIKRHKGTISVSSKVGVGTTFTIKLPAYKQEEV
- a CDS encoding response regulator, producing the protein MTAYRIMVIDDEKIVGDMAKMSLEQEGYEVETFLNAKPALEALGERHFDLVVTDYKMKGIDGMEVLKTVKSLYPETKVIMITAFANLDTAIEALRGDVHDFFPKPVKIKELKASIQRALSEP
- a CDS encoding PEP/pyruvate-binding domain-containing protein yields the protein MIRDLAKHLKSSLGLSKGTTGTVFSFDHLFRLFREVLEKNNRALEIITDMGEKLGGDYLFDIIYIEGAYSQLSVALQDSLESFDSLTRSNYAKLHEVLARIEKQIENLIHDAHEVSEKMVVFSEDVTWDMERAIGGKNFALAELKNQLHLNVPEAFFITTSAFHEMVKHNNLRERIASLDDGTGAEGTALNELREQILQAEIPPSVDTAIERALEEIRARHGGTCRLAVRSSADEEDREFSFAGQFETILNVPADLVAVRAAYRKVVASLFSANAVAYEKHLGFRPGKMQMAVGCLVMVDAVSSGVIYSSDPAGDPDTLLVNAAWGLGTAVVEGQTDADLYRIKKGAGPSAIEIEPGKKEYMVINLEEGGTGKVRTPEEMKDRPCLVRETVKELSTLGVTIETYFRRPQDIEWALGKDGVIYALQSRPLRIGQKTAVPSVLPAPADTAKEIMRDSGIAVQKGIASGRVFIVKYPDELRQFPKGSVLVSRHDSSNFVRVMPYVGAIITDTGTPTSHMASLCREFRIPTIVNAGDATKVLHHGQEVTVAVDDEGKTAVFEGVFSAPQDFAHLSSLPMEDVYEFRKKRSILRYIAPLNLVDPLIDSFTPEGCRTLHDVLRFIHEKAVMELVDRARYGTDIVKKQAAVKLDLPIPAGIIVLDIGGAFLHAGKAGIATYDHIASLPFRAIVKGMLHPGVWDSEAVSLRVNDFISSMMRMPDLTTDRSDYVGYNVAVVSSEYMNLNLKFGYHFTIVDCYCSDNTRNNHIYFRFAGGATDITKRSRRIQLIADILRRLGFGISANGDLVIARLTNVSADEIEGILEQLGRLLAYTRQLDAVLHDDASVERYTRKFLEGDYGRM